The Triticum aestivum cultivar Chinese Spring chromosome 6D, IWGSC CS RefSeq v2.1, whole genome shotgun sequence genomic sequence NNNNNNNNNNNNNNNNNNNNNNNNNNNNNNNNNNNNNNNNNNNNNNNNNNNNNNNNNNNNNNNNNNNNNNNNNNNNNNNNNNNNNNNNNNNNNNNNNNNNNNNNNNNNNNNNNNNNNNNNNNNNNNNNNNNNNNNNNNNNNNNNNNNNNNNNNNNNNNNNNNNNNNNNNNNNNNNNNNNNNNNNNNNNNNGGGGGGGTTCCCAAGTGAGATACACATAGGCATGCGAGAGAGACAAGGACGGCGGTATGTGCGGGGATGGGGAACTGCGAGGCACGCAGGGGAGATGAGGGGTGGCGAGGTGAGGGGGACACACGCTAGTTGACGCCTTTTTTTTTCAGAAACACAGTAAGACACATACGCTCACACATATATACATACACTTAACCTTATGAACGGAcgacatcctacccctatgagcacctccgagagaccgaGGCAGCGGGACTTAAAATTGAAAGGTCCGCCAATTTCTGCACCGATCATGGCATCACGCATCAATTGTGAATAAGTTGCTTTACTTGCGCTCTTGCTTACATCACAACAGTTGGTAATCTCATCAACGAATGCTGTATCATATCCAAGAGACAGTTCTTGTGTCCCCTGGATTTCATACACTTGCAGCAATGGTCACTCGTGCCCCAACTATGCACCCTATTTTTTTCAGAATAATCACTACTCCGCCCAGGCGTTGTTGGTTCCTCCATGCGCGGCAGGGGGGTCCCGGGTGAGCCACTCCCGGGCAGAGACGAGGTCAGGGAGCACCACCGCGCCGGACCGCCGCCACCTCTCGGCGTCGGCGGTCCCGAACCTGTCcagcagcagcgcgtgcatccCGACGGCCCGGGCCGGCGCGTAGTCCTTGCTCATGCTGTCGCCGATGTGCAGCGCCTCCTCCGGCGCCACGCCCCCCGCCGCCTCCAGCGCCATCTCGTAGATCCTCCGGTCGGGCTTCTCGACGCCGGCGACGCCCGAGAACACCCCGAAGTCCCACTCGGACCCCTGCACACATCAACCAGAAACGAAACTGAGCAATGTATGGCTTCCGGCAGCGCGAGCGAGACGGCGGTCGAGGGCGGCTGCCGACCTGGTTCAGCCCCAGCGCGGGCAGCACGACGTCCCTGTAGCGGCAGTCCGCGTTGGTGACGACCCCGGCCATGATCCCCTCGCCGCGCAGCCACCGGAGGAAGGGCCGCGCGTCGGGGAACACCGAGTACGGGGCGGGGGAGCCGAAGGCGGCGTAGATTTGCCCGAAGATCCGCTCAAATGTGGCATCGTCGTACTCGTGTCCTGCCTGCAGCACACCAACAACCAAGAGAAAAAGGCCGAAAGAGCATCAGATTAGAGCAGTTGCACATTCTACACGCATGAGATTGTACCCCCGTTGACGCTTCGGAGTTTCTTGGAGAAACGAACAGGGCACGGCGGAGCACCGACCTTCACCTTACCCTGAGGAAGGAGTCCCTGACGCACGTCCTCCACCAGCGATGGTCGGGCATCCCGGAGGCGTGGCCGAAGCAGGGGTGCTTGGCCGCCATGTCGGCGTAGGCGGCCTTGAAGGCCTGGTGCATGCGCGCGTAGCCGGGGCACGGCAGCCCGGCGGACCTGGCCGCCGTGCAGTAGTAGTCGCCGAGCTGCCCTCTGTAGGCGATTAGCGTCCCCGTCACGTCCACGGTCACCAGCCGCAGCCTCGACAGCAGCGACATGGCAGCCGGCGACGCACGGAGGCATAGAAGAAGAGGATCGGATGGTTTCTTGGGTCGACTTATAACCACCAGTGCCTTGTTCTGCGGGGCAAAACGGGAGCAAGGAAGACGCTACCACCTCTGTGGAAGCAACCATGGATCCATGGCTCTCCGGCTTGATGGAGTTAACCCACTCCCGGGAGGAAAGATCACGGCCAACTCTTTGGATCAATCCAAGCAGCAGGGATTTAAAAGGGAGCGACTCGAGCCTCCTTGCTTCACAAGAAAACTCATTTACTAGGAGCCAAGTTTTCTGTCTCCTCCCAAAGTTGGAACGGTGAAGACGCCACAGCGAGGCGCAGGGAATCCAAATAACATTCTTTTTTTTTTAACGGAATCCAACATTTGTAGAGTAAGCCATTGATTCAAAGGATGAGTCGTTTATCACTTCCTCAAAGTTTGATGTCaaaaatggaaaataaacaagTATAGTTACAGAATGGAACAGGACTTCTTAATAAGAACTTGAATTGAAATCGATATCCTCCAAATAAACAGTGTTATGCCTCACAGTAGAACTATTACAAGAGCGTACGCTACTGCCTAGAAAACCATCAAGTACAGCTACAAACACAGCACGCAGATCTACCTTGACAGTGAAGCTCACAATCAAAGGGACAGATACATGGTGAAGGATTGCGGTTGATGAAGATCGTAACATGCATTGCATGCCCGTATTATACTTTGACGTAAAATTTTACAGTGGCGCTATTCTTTCACGTATTTGGCATCTTTGGCAACTTCATCGTCTTCTTCTTCAAAGTCGTCAAAGTCGTCACTGTCGTATTGTAGAAGGCTGAAGTCCCTAGACTGCGCCTCCTTCAGCCTTTCCTGGATTCTTTCCTTGATGGCAGTTCCCTGGGAAGTAGTTTAGGTTTAGGCATATATGGGCACGGACCTCCTATTGGAGGAGAGCAGCAGTAAACTATTAACAGGCCAAGGTAACTAACCATTGAATGGCAACCTTCCTCGAATTTCTCTAGAAAACCAACAACCCAGCGATCTGCGTTTTCAACCCACTCTTCCTGGAGTTTTGCCACTGTACTCCACTGCAAATATCAACATGCTTCTCTCAGAATGTATGAACAGGTAAACTTGAGAAGGCTAAGTTCATCGATCCAAATTATCAGATGAAGAGATGAACATGGAAACCGGAAGTAGGAGAAGGTGAAGTGTTTTCATTTTGCAGTGCTATACTGGATATATACAGAGTACAACTAATGTACGGAGTATCAGATATGATAAAAATAATACTTACGCATCAGATATCGAATTCTTGACCACCACAAGATTAGTTGAACTAGATAAATGCAAAGATTTGTGTAAAATACATATAAAACTGAAGTAACAGCCATGTACCACTGTCAATTTATCATCATTGTAACCTTTAGAATACACATGGTGTGAgacatggctgaagctaatgtttTTAGCTTTGCATGAAAAGCTATGGACTTGCCCAATCACAGCTGTGCAATCTTCTACGCATTAAAGCATAATTTCATAGAAGTGCTATCAAGTCCAAAACGCATCAAAGTATGTGTTGGGAATCCTCCGCTAAACAACTGAAGTCAACCAAAAATCCAAAACTACTTTGATAAACTTCAAAACGTTAATCTAGCCAAGAGTTCCGGACATGCGGGTCAACTATATCCAATCAAATGTCATAAGGCTAACACACAACAAGTAGGTTAATTAGTCACAAAATAGTAAAGAAACATGAGGCACTCATCCCTGCACCAGACAACCAATGGATACAGAGCGAAGCTAACATTGCCTAGTTAACAGTTAATCAATTATAAAAATTAGTTATACTTCAACATAAACTAAGATGAAGCTGAATACAAGTACCTTCTCCCCTACTTTTTCTTGGTGCTGCTTCACTTTGTCACGCAGGGTTTTCAATCCCATATTAACTCTTAGTCGTTTTTCCTGATAATAAGATATATATAAGGGCTCAGCTAGCCAGCATAATGCAGTGGTACTGTAGTACAATCCAACAACAGGACTTTGTATAAGTAAAGTTTTGCTAAAGCATCATGTTGATATTGCATACCTTGACATAGCTGACACCAAGATCATTTCTGCTGTACCCCCTGGCCAGATTGCGCATAACATACTCATTATAATCTTTAACAATCCTCATTATAATGTCTGAGGTTGATATTCCTTCTGTGCGCTTGGTCTCCTTAAATTTACCAAGCTTTTTTACCTGATAAAACAAGATGATGTTAGTCACAGAAATCAAAAGTAAAATTGGTGTCTGTTAACACAATTTATTTGAGATTATATTTGAATAGCTCAATTTGAAACTTAAGACTCACAAATTCATAGACATCATTACTAGCTCCACTAGCATCATGATACCTGTGTAGATTCAAATACGAAAGATAGAATATAGATGAGTTAAGAGATTTAAAAGTTTAGATCATTCAGTGTGTAGAATATCAAGCCATCAGAAACACAGAAACATTTTCTGTGGTCCTCACAAAAAAAAGAATGAATATAAGAAATATTTACTGCATCACAGAAATAACAAGGTCTTTCGAACTGAATGCTTACGGCAGAGAATCATGTGCAACAAAATCGATGTTATGCTTGTTCAAGAACTCTTCTGTTACTACCCACGGAGCGTCAGGAATGACTTCATCAACCCACCTTGGAATATAAAATAGTAAATCATATTAGCATgctatttttttgaagaaatgtACAATGATCATGGATTATATTGGATGAAGTAAAGAATGATACACAATTACTTGCAATGGCGAAGTGATTCATATCTCTCGTCCTCTGTCATgacagttcttcctttgtattgatGTGTCAACTCATCATTGCAGCACCCGACAAGAAGATATGCATTAGGGAATCTACAGTTCAACAGACAGTTCAGTGTCAGAACATTTTCTCGCATTTAACAGCCCCAGTAAGTTAATTTGTGTAGAATGCTCAGGATAATCATTAAGAATGTAAAACCAGTCCGCAGTTAATGCATTTAATCTACGGTACCAATAGTAGAACGGAACCTTAGGCATACTACTAGATAAAAAAAACTGTCCAGCAAGATTACTAGTATGACATTTGCAGATTAAACCACAGCTTCATACTTAAGAAACAGAGCATGCCTGCAAGTGCAAGATTCCCTATAGAAGGTGTCACAGAAAATCAGGTATTTCCCCATAAGCTAACACAAAATGATAGTTTACCCTCTGTGTGCATGCCATGAGTATACTAACATCACATCATGTACAAACTGAGATTTTGAGGAAAAAGATGCTGCATATATGTGGGAGTTTTTTGTTGTTGGCGGAATTGTAGAAAAAAGGGTCACCGTTGGCACACATGACTTCCCATTAGTGTTTTCAAATGCAGAATTCTCAATAGTTATACATAAAATATCCACTAATGGAAAATGGATGTTGTGATGGGCGAAATGAAGAGGGTAAAAAAAAGAATACAAAATGAACAGAGGGCGCAtaaaaaattatatactaatttGAACAGACTTATTTCACTAGGAAAGGTAGGACTGGCATCTGAACAGAACACAAGAAACCAAACTCCATTTCATTGCCGACTTAAAAGAAGTGGAAGATGCCAAGCACCATAAAGGGAAAGTTGTCTGAGAGGAACAATATCAGAGTCCAAACCCTACAGACAACTACACCAGTCCATGTCAATGGAGAATGATTATTGTGGAGCAGGATTATTGTACATGATgcgaaaaataaaaaggaaaaaaagaggtgGGCAAATAAAGCCAAATCACACTGCATTATACGGGGGGATCTACCAAATAGGTGCCCTCCCACTGAATGATCCATTCCATGGCAAGCAATACGAGAGTCTCGAGTCACATCACGTTAGGTAAAACATACCAATACAGCTAAATCTTGTCCCCAACATGATAGAAGCACAAATGGAGCCCCATTTTCCACCAAGCCATACATCTATTGCCCAAAAAAACAGGGGCACAGACAAACCGAGTCCTCATCAAGCAACTTAGTATCCACAATAAGCGCATGCCTTCCAAACCTAATCACAAGAATGGTCCACTAAATCAGACGTTGGACATAACAACAAGTTGAGGCCGTTCCTGAACTGGTAATCGCGAAGAAGTTCAAATAGGAACGGACTGCGATCAAACAACTTCCTCGCGCAATCCCGCGCTAGAGCCAACCGGTGATCCTAATTAGGCGCGATCCGCGCCGCAGCCAACCATGATAAACGGTGTCAGACCCCAATTTCTGTCAGAAACGCAAGGGGGCAGATCGAACCGAAATAGCCGAGGGGGGAAAGAGGATGGGGGAGAGGGATTTCTCACGATTTCTTGGCCTGCTCGAGCGAGCGCGCGTGGCCGAAGTGGAAGAGGTCGTAGATGCCGTCGGCGTATACCCGGATCGGCCTGTCCGTGatcccctcgccggcgccgccgccattGCTCGTGGACCTGTCCGCAACCTCGACGTCCCCCTCGGCCTccttccagtcctcctcctcctcctgggagGACTGCGGCACCtgcgcctgcctcgccgcctcggCCTTCGCGTCGGCCATGCGAAGAGGGAGTCGAGAAGGTTCGGGTAGGGGGGGAGCGAGCGACGGGAAGGGAAAGAGGACGGGGGCGTGGTGGAAAGGTCGAAGCCTCGAGGCCGAGGAGACGGTACACATGCGGAGGGGGTGCGCATGACGTGACGTAGTTTTCGGGCTCGCCCCGTCTCACTGTCAAGTGGGTCCGAGTGTTTGACGGTGACTGGTTGGACCACGTCAGGTTCTCCGGCGAAGGAAATGGCGACACGTCGCACGTTGATGAGACAACGACGGGTGAATTTGCTGCCTATCAGAAATATACTTTGTTGTACGTACTATATAATAGATTAAAGATTAAAGACAATTATATTGGGACAGAGTGagtatatatataataataatgccTCTATAATAGTACACTATTATTTCATTTTCGTGTTGAAAAATCATTTTGAAATGAAATGACCAAAATGGTACTC encodes the following:
- the LOC123144139 gene encoding uncharacterized protein isoform X1; the encoded protein is MVASTEVVASSLLPFCPAEQGTGGYKSTQETIRSSSSMPPCVAGCHVAAVEAAAGDRGRDGDANRLQRAARRLLLHGGQVRRAAVPRLRAHAPGLQGRLRRHGGQAPLLRPRLRDARPSLVEDVRQGLLPQGKVKAGHEYDDATFERIFGQIYAAFGSPAPYSVFPDARPFLRWLRGEGIMAGVVTNADCRYRDVVLPALGLNQGSEWDFGVFSGVAGVEKPDRRIYEMALEAAGGVAPEEALHIGDSMSKDYAPARAVGMHALLLDRFGTADAERWRRSGAVVLPDLVSAREWLTRDPPAAHGGTNNAWAE
- the LOC123144138 gene encoding choline-phosphate cytidylyltransferase 2, with protein sequence MADAKAEAARQAQVPQSSQEEEEDWKEAEGDVEVADRSTSNGGGAGEGITDRPIRVYADGIYDLFHFGHARSLEQAKKSFPNAYLLVGCCNDELTHQYKGRTVMTEDERYESLRHCKWVDEVIPDAPWVVTEEFLNKHNIDFVAHDSLPYHDASGASNDVYEFVKKLGKFKETKRTEGISTSDIIMRIVKDYNEYVMRNLARGYSRNDLGVSYVKEKRLRVNMGLKTLRDKVKQHQEKVGEKWSTVAKLQEEWVENADRWVVGFLEKFEEGCHSMGTAIKERIQERLKEAQSRDFSLLQYDSDDFDDFEEEDDEVAKDAKYVKE
- the LOC123144139 gene encoding haloacid dehalogenase-like hydrolase domain-containing protein 3 isoform X2, which translates into the protein MSLLSRLRLVTVDVTGTLIAYRGQLGDYYCTAARSAGLPCPGYARMHQAFKAAYADMAAKHPCFGHASGMPDHRWWRTCVRDSFLRAGHEYDDATFERIFGQIYAAFGSPAPYSVFPDARPFLRWLRGEGIMAGVVTNADCRYRDVVLPALGLNQGSEWDFGVFSGVAGVEKPDRRIYEMALEAAGGVAPEEALHIGDSMSKDYAPARAVGMHALLLDRFGTADAERWRRSGAVVLPDLVSAREWLTRDPPAAHGGTNNAWAE